GGGATGCGGACGCCGAGAGTATCGTTCGACGCGGTTTCCTCGCGTTTTCGGGAGATCCAAAAAAAAATCACTTCTGTGGAGCTCGTGTGCAATTGTTGCTGCTTCCTTACAGCCATTCCGTTCTCCCTCGTCATGCTGACGACTGTCGGAACCGGAACCATTGTGATCGACCGACAGTTTGAGCTCCGCTCTCTCCGCAGACAATCGGTCTCCCAGCGTGAACACGAGCAGGAAGAACAACGCAAACAGTTCCTAAAGTTCCTCTCTCAAACATCCCCTACAGATCAACTCGACAACTCGGTGCCAGTCCCCAGAGACTCTCAGATCTGAATCGGTCTCTCCACACCAAGCACACCAGCCCTCTCACATTCACACAGTCGCGTAAAGATCCATGCTCTGATAGTATacgtatgtacatatgtgaCTGTATTTTGAATGTCCACGGGCGCTGGAGTTTGCATGTAGGTTTGTGTCTTTGAATGTATCAGAGAAACGGCGTGTGGTTGTACCGGTCGGCCCTATGGCGCTATGAAAAAGGACGCATATGCGTCTGGCTGACATGCGCGTACCTGGACGGGTGCGCAGACGCGTTCATTTCAtaggcgacgcagagagtcAACTTTTGTCAGACACAACGGCACCTGCCTCGGCAAGTCCAGGTGGTTTCGAGGTCTGTTTATATacctaaatatatatatatatatatatttatatatatatatatatatatatcgatatgTGTCTGCATGTCTGCCTGTGAAAATTTGCAGGTGTGTGGCTACCGCTTGGAAGGGTTGTGGTGCCTCAGTTTCAAAGGAGCTGTGAAGCGCATTTTGTGACATGCTTTTCGAAACGTCCCTTGTCTTTCGTCTGTGATTTTATGTGACGGTTTTGGACTGGTTTCCGGTCTGGCGACGCTTTAGGAACTGCGGGAAGTCCGTGAACGGTGCAGGTGGTTACCTGCACTTCCGTGTGCAGAAATATTGAAGGAAAAAACTGCGTCAGATATTATCTCGctgcgcagagagcgagTTTCGCTTGCCTAACAGCCCTGTGCGCGCAGCCGCCCACACCGCAGGCTGCCTCCGAGGGATGGGATCTTTGAAAAGGCTGTGcaacagcgaggaagagacataACAAGCTCGAACGCGAAGGAACGATGCACAGATGAGGCAACGGCCTTGGGGAGGGATTTGCTTTTTCGATCGCACTCCTTAGTCGTAAGAAAAATTCAGGCGAGCATGGGGGGTCTCCACGGTCACCCATCTTCTCCGGACATTTAAACGCTTTTCGGATTCGCTGAAAACGAGTGAAAAACGCCCCGATCTGAGGATACGTTTCTTTCGATCAACAAAAAATCAAAACTACATGGACATACAGACGTGTATGTCTGCTCTGCCTGAAAACGAATCGAGAGCAAAGGCAGCAAAGTCCACCAAGAGCGAGATACACACGCGACTCCGCCGGAAGCATTCTTCAGCC
This window of the Toxoplasma gondii ME49 chromosome VI, whole genome shotgun sequence genome carries:
- a CDS encoding hypothetical protein (encoded by transcript TGME49_240780~Predicted trans-membrane domain (TMHMM2.0):40-63), with product MVLVELWRRLPASMQRGLVQLDRAFDKVKQSVYNFDRRTGIITVAIPFSLVMLTTVGTGTIVIDRQFELRSLRRQSVSQREHEQEEQRKQFLKFLSQTSPTDQLDNSVPVPRDSQI